From Corvus moneduloides isolate bCorMon1 chromosome 2, bCorMon1.pri, whole genome shotgun sequence, one genomic window encodes:
- the POPDC2 gene encoding popeye domain-containing protein 2 isoform X2, whose translation MTIHFERRTAGEGGDWGRMSANSPSWEQAVLRPPVCDAWKEIMEEAAYQLASCIVLLGYMGGSGIFGSLYIFGLLAPGYLCYALWGWLSACGLDIFIWNMLLVLACLLQLAHLAYRLRRNTIPEEFDLLYKTMYLPLQVPLEVYKEIVKCCEEQVQSLVRDQNYAVEGKTPIDRLSLLLSGRIRVCQDGQFLHYVFPYQFLDSPEWESLRPSEEGTFQVTLTAETDCSYITWPRKKLYLLLRKDRYIARLFSSHLGYDISEKLYSLNEKLFAKFGLRFDIRLPSLYHVLGPASSEGESEDCEELLPASGQASVSEPQPPPPPLPASRPRASRPDSDLLASENHLQSSHPLCKGRAPLAPTQTPEL comes from the exons ATGACAATTCACTTTGAGCGCAGGACggctggggagggtggggatTGGGGAAGGATGAGCGCAAACAGCCCCTCTTGGGAGCAGGCTGTTCTCCGGCCTCCGGTGTGTGATGCCTGGAAGGAGATTATGGAGGAAGCagcctatcagctggccagctGCATTGTCCTCCTGGGTTACATGGGGGGAAGTGGCATCTTTGGGTCCCTCTATATCTTCGGCCTCCTGGCCCCAGGCTACTTGTGCTAtgctctgtggggctggctgAGCGCTTGTGGGCTGGATATCTTCATCTGGAACATGCTGCTGGTCCTCGCCTGCTTGCTTCAGCTGGCTCACCTGGCTTACCGGCTCCGCAGAAACACCATCCCGGAAGAGTTTGACCTCCTCTACAAGACCATGTACCTGCCCTTGCAGGTGCCCCTGGAAGTCTACAAAGAAATCGTGaagtgctgtgaagagcaggTCCAGTCGCTAGTCAGAGACCAGAATTATGCGGTGGAGGGCAAGACGCCCATTGACCGCCTCTCATTGCTGCTGTCTGGCAG GATCCGAGTGTGCCAGGATGGACAATTCCTTCACTACGTCTTTCCATACCAGTTTCTGGACTCTCCAGAATGGGAGTCACTGCGACCCTCTGAAGAAGGAACTTTCCAG GTCACGCTGACAGCCGAGACCGATTGCAGCTACATCACTTGGCCCAGGAAGAAGCTGTATCTCCTCCTGAGGAAGGACCGCTACATCGCCCGGCTCTTCTCCTCCCATCTGGGCTACGACATCTCGGAGAAGCTCTACTCCCTCAACGAGAAGCTCTTCGCCAAGTTTGGCCTTCGCTTCGACATCCGTTTGCCCAGCCTCTACCATGTCCTTGGGCCAGCCTCCTCTGAGGGGGAGTCGGAGgactgtgaggagctgctgcctgcctctgGCCAGGCCAGCGTCTCTGAGCCGcagccgccaccgccgccactGCCGGCTTCACGCCCCCGGGCGTCCCGGCCTGACAGTGACCTGCTGG CCTCCGAAAACCATCTCCAGAGTTCTCACCCTCTCTGCAAAGGACGAGCCCCTCTGGCTCCCACTCAGACCCCCGAACTCTAG
- the POPDC2 gene encoding popeye domain-containing protein 2 isoform X1, which produces MTIHFERRTAGEGGDWGRMSANSPSWEQAVLRPPVCDAWKEIMEEAAYQLASCIVLLGYMGGSGIFGSLYIFGLLAPGYLCYALWGWLSACGLDIFIWNMLLVLACLLQLAHLAYRLRRNTIPEEFDLLYKTMYLPLQVPLEVYKEIVKCCEEQVQSLVRDQNYAVEGKTPIDRLSLLLSGRIRVCQDGQFLHYVFPYQFLDSPEWESLRPSEEGTFQVTLTAETDCSYITWPRKKLYLLLRKDRYIARLFSSHLGYDISEKLYSLNEKLFAKFGLRFDIRLPSLYHVLGPASSEGESEDCEELLPASGQASVSEPQPPPPPLPASRPRASRPDSDLLGEDSTSLVLEDFAELPGSFMDYVSEGEYMK; this is translated from the exons ATGACAATTCACTTTGAGCGCAGGACggctggggagggtggggatTGGGGAAGGATGAGCGCAAACAGCCCCTCTTGGGAGCAGGCTGTTCTCCGGCCTCCGGTGTGTGATGCCTGGAAGGAGATTATGGAGGAAGCagcctatcagctggccagctGCATTGTCCTCCTGGGTTACATGGGGGGAAGTGGCATCTTTGGGTCCCTCTATATCTTCGGCCTCCTGGCCCCAGGCTACTTGTGCTAtgctctgtggggctggctgAGCGCTTGTGGGCTGGATATCTTCATCTGGAACATGCTGCTGGTCCTCGCCTGCTTGCTTCAGCTGGCTCACCTGGCTTACCGGCTCCGCAGAAACACCATCCCGGAAGAGTTTGACCTCCTCTACAAGACCATGTACCTGCCCTTGCAGGTGCCCCTGGAAGTCTACAAAGAAATCGTGaagtgctgtgaagagcaggTCCAGTCGCTAGTCAGAGACCAGAATTATGCGGTGGAGGGCAAGACGCCCATTGACCGCCTCTCATTGCTGCTGTCTGGCAG GATCCGAGTGTGCCAGGATGGACAATTCCTTCACTACGTCTTTCCATACCAGTTTCTGGACTCTCCAGAATGGGAGTCACTGCGACCCTCTGAAGAAGGAACTTTCCAG GTCACGCTGACAGCCGAGACCGATTGCAGCTACATCACTTGGCCCAGGAAGAAGCTGTATCTCCTCCTGAGGAAGGACCGCTACATCGCCCGGCTCTTCTCCTCCCATCTGGGCTACGACATCTCGGAGAAGCTCTACTCCCTCAACGAGAAGCTCTTCGCCAAGTTTGGCCTTCGCTTCGACATCCGTTTGCCCAGCCTCTACCATGTCCTTGGGCCAGCCTCCTCTGAGGGGGAGTCGGAGgactgtgaggagctgctgcctgcctctgGCCAGGCCAGCGTCTCTGAGCCGcagccgccaccgccgccactGCCGGCTTCACGCCCCCGGGCGTCCCGGCCTGACAGTGACCTGCTGGGTGAGGACTCCACCAGTCTTGTCTTGGAAGATTTTGCTGAGTTGCCGGGGTCTTTTATGGACTATGTGAGCGAAGGGGAGTATATGAAGTGA
- the LOC116439224 gene encoding cytochrome c oxidase copper chaperone, which translates to MSSVAAASCDGGGAGEAREEKKPLKPCCACPETKKARDACIIEKGEENCGHLIEAHKECMRALGFKI; encoded by the exons ATGTCGTCGGTGGCCGCCGCCAGCTGCGacggcgggggcgcgggggaGGCGCGGGAGGAGAAGAAGCCGCTGAAGCCCTGCTGCGCCTGCCCCGAGACCAAGAAGGCGCGGGACGCCTG cattattgagaagggggaagaaaattGTGGGCACCTGATTGAAGCTCACAAAGAGTGTATGAGAGCTCTGGGCTTCAAGATATGA